The genomic DNA GGAGAAAAAGACGCAGGCCATGTTGAAGACTTCCGGCTGGATCCAGAAGACATAGATGAAGGCCGCGGAGGCGAAGAAGAACCCAGCGACGTAAAGCCCGCCGAGCCCCTCCTGCCGCCGCAGGAACCACCAGCCGTAGCCGGCCATAGCGAGGAAGAGGAACATGTTGAAGATCAACATGCCCTGCACCCCGAAAAGTCCATAGAACGGCAACGCTGCCAGGCTGTAGACGAAGGGCTTGCCATAGAACATGGTCTCGCCGCCGTCGGTGGTGAAAAGGATCAGGCCGTGGGGGCCAAAATCCCAGAGGTTGTAGGCCCGGGCCAGATCCCGATCCTCGTAGCGCAGATCGTGGTCATGCCACAGGCTCTGGGCCATCATCACGTAGGTGGCCTCGTCCGCCACCGGACCAGGAGGAAAGTGCACCTTGTACAGGCCGCCGGCGATGCCCAGGAGCACCAGAGCGGCACACAGAGCCGGGATCAACCTCTGATTCATGGCCGGGAATGTAGCACGGGGGGAAGTAAGATACCCACCCATGACCGCCCTCCCCACCGTCGCCGTCGATCTGCGGGCCCTGGTCCCGGAGGCCACCGGTATCGGCGTCTACACCCGCTCCTTGCTCGAAGCTCTAGTAGCCCGGGGCGGCGCCCGCTACCTTGGGCTGAGCCATGCCCCGCCCCGGGATCCCCAGGCCTTGGAGGGAGCCGGCGTTCCCTTCGAGGTCCAGTCGGCGCCCCTGGGAGTCCTGTGGCAGCAGATTCGCCTCCCCCGCCGGCTGCGTCAGGGCGACGTGGACGTCTTCTGGTCGCCCCTCCACACGCTGCCCTGGAGGACCCCGGTCCCCAGCGTCATCACCGTCCACGATCTCACCGTGTGGCTCTACCCCGAGGCCCATACCCGCAAAGTCCGCCTCAGCCAGCGCCCCTTCTTCCGGCGCTCCCTGCAACAGGCCGAAGCCGTGATCTGCGTCTCCCAGGCCACCGCCGACGACCTCCAACGCTTCTTTCCCGACGTCGCCCGCCGGGTGGAGGTGGTGCTCTCCGGGGTCGATCCCTTCTTTCATCCCGCGGAGGAGGAAGAAATCGCCGCCATCCGCCACGACCTGGGCTGCCCCGACGGCTATCTCCTCTACGTCGGCACCCTCGAGCCGCGCAAAAACCTGGACCTGCTGCTCACCGTCTGGGAGCGGCTGCGTCGAGACGACGAGAACACACCACCCCTACTGCTGGTGGGCTCCTCCGGCTGGCACAGCGGCCCCCTGCGCCAGCGCATCGCACAGCTCGAGCCCCTCGGCCTGCGGCACCTCGGGCACCTCGACCGACTCGGCCTGCGCCGCGCCTACCAGGGCGCCCGCGCCTTTCTCTACCCGTCCTTTTACGAGGGCTTCGGTCTACCGCCGCTGGAGGCCATGGCCTGCGGGGTGCCGGTGGCGGTATCCAACGTCTCGAGCCTGCCGGAAGTCGTCGAAAACGCTGGACTGCTGCTCCCACCCCAGGATATAGACGCCTGGGCCACGGCCATTCGTAGACTCCTCGATGAGGAAGCCTTGGCCCAAGACCT from Acidobacteriota bacterium includes the following:
- a CDS encoding glycosyltransferase family 1 protein, giving the protein MTALPTVAVDLRALVPEATGIGVYTRSLLEALVARGGARYLGLSHAPPRDPQALEGAGVPFEVQSAPLGVLWQQIRLPRRLRQGDVDVFWSPLHTLPWRTPVPSVITVHDLTVWLYPEAHTRKVRLSQRPFFRRSLQQAEAVICVSQATADDLQRFFPDVARRVEVVLSGVDPFFHPAEEEEIAAIRHDLGCPDGYLLYVGTLEPRKNLDLLLTVWERLRRDDENTPPLLLVGSSGWHSGPLRQRIAQLEPLGLRHLGHLDRLGLRRAYQGARAFLYPSFYEGFGLPPLEAMACGVPVAVSNVSSLPEVVENAGLLLPPQDIDAWATAIRRLLDEEALAQDLRHRGLQRAATLTWQRTAETMEQILLASC